The following coding sequences are from one Natrinema sp. CBA1119 window:
- a CDS encoding sodium:calcium antiporter translates to MPLLIWAGVLVIGAFVAHWGADKLSAPLKKVRRQWGLTAVAGGALVGIAAAGSEIGINTISAYRGVSDIGLGMMLGSNIVSVPLIVTTAYFVSRTESLGGGNGENDDSGSNGSTGQSNRLEAGHEQHRQENLLRIGRDAVHVLTVPYLGILALVAILTVPEPVRGLQPLDGVVMGAAYLVYLGQAFIRGRSSPEDVEWKRKEIGLAVAGLIALAAGAYTTVRATENIVAGLGITRLIGGLFITAIVTALPEIFATRSVVKSGQVTAGTTSVIGDNAVTMTVAFLPLAVVTVPIENFQLYWVNLTFVAIVAAMFGLLIHVGSVGEHGFERWQVLALDGVYLLYLIVIIFWVL, encoded by the coding sequence ATGCCACTCCTCATCTGGGCTGGTGTTCTCGTTATCGGTGCATTCGTCGCTCACTGGGGGGCTGACAAACTAAGTGCACCACTCAAAAAGGTCCGCCGCCAGTGGGGTCTGACTGCCGTTGCCGGTGGTGCACTCGTCGGGATCGCCGCTGCTGGCTCTGAAATCGGTATTAATACCATCAGCGCTTACCGAGGCGTCTCAGATATCGGTCTCGGAATGATGCTCGGGTCCAACATCGTCTCCGTTCCCCTCATCGTCACGACTGCCTACTTTGTGTCTCGCACAGAAAGTTTGGGGGGCGGAAACGGTGAGAATGACGATAGTGGCAGTAATGGATCCACTGGCCAGTCTAACAGGCTAGAAGCAGGCCATGAACAGCACCGGCAGGAAAATTTGCTCCGTATTGGTCGTGATGCAGTCCACGTCCTCACCGTGCCGTACTTAGGAATACTCGCCCTCGTCGCCATCCTCACCGTACCCGAACCAGTTCGAGGGCTTCAACCGTTGGACGGGGTGGTTATGGGTGCGGCGTACCTCGTATATCTGGGACAGGCATTCATCCGTGGCCGTTCTTCTCCAGAGGATGTTGAATGGAAGAGAAAAGAGATCGGTCTCGCTGTTGCTGGGTTAATCGCACTCGCCGCGGGAGCATATACAACCGTCCGTGCAACAGAGAACATCGTGGCCGGTCTGGGAATCACCCGGCTCATCGGAGGATTGTTTATTACGGCGATTGTCACGGCACTCCCCGAGATCTTTGCCACCAGAAGCGTCGTCAAAAGTGGCCAGGTGACCGCCGGGACGACGAGCGTCATCGGCGATAACGCTGTGACGATGACCGTGGCGTTCCTCCCGCTAGCTGTTGTTACCGTCCCGATCGAGAACTTCCAGTTGTACTGGGTGAACCTCACATTCGTGGCCATCGTGGCAGCGATGTTTGGTTTACTCATTCACGTCGGCTCGGTCGGTGAACATGGTTTTGAGCGCTGGCAGGTTCTGGCCCTTGATGGCGTGTATCTTCTATATCTTATCGTGATAATATTCTGGGTACTGTGA
- a CDS encoding cbb3-type cytochrome c oxidase subunit I: MSDFPPRTTIKRWLVTTNHKDVGILYLGTALFFLVAGGVLALLFRIQLWEAGGTGFLTNTEYNQAVSIHGLLMVFWFISPIGFGFANYVVPLQIGAKDLAFPRLNALSYWFYLFSGLLVLVSFFQGVTWANGWYMYAPLNVPIYNPGYTLTMGGNTTILALTLFVLSTTLSTVNFLTTIHRYRAEGLGLWNMPLFTWGILLTVWMMLFAFAALLAALILLLTDRLLLTQYYSATQQGSSLLWAHLFWFFGHPEVYIVFFPALGIMFETFQTFTGRRLVGRKWVIIAMVLVAVQSFLVWMHHMFLSTINLPIKTLFMATTIGISLPFDLMVFSMIYTMVKGRIRFTTPFLFNLGALVLFILGGITGVFLGAVVLDYEFRGTYWVVAHFHYVMVSGVTALFGGLYYWWPKITGKMYDERLGKLSFAVYFLGFNLLYFPMFLAWETPRRVFNYAESAQIYHQIATVGAFILGAGVLLVFITLGKSFLSGPDAPDNPWTFSRTAEWAIPSPPPLENWPDRPSYASGKLEFVDDSSSAATDGGAAAHERIGEGKSLEEDHEDHASIWPFGIGVGMFVMFFGLSGLTPYVAEFATSRGADLAGQTAGQQNILYPALSLVGAAILLGALFQYGREEFNAPDMEIAERWPFEGVGTTKTGVWFFLASDVVVFGAIIGAYIFMRVYSGWNEIGVVPPSEIIGLINTYVLLTSSFTVVIALVMAERGNKRGLLASLGTTLLLGLTFLAIKGYEWSQEFAHGIYWFTDLQYSMYFVTTGLHALHVILGLFIAAFMIYRVVTVDAYLEDNRPVEYFGLYWHFVDIVWVFLFPLFYLM, from the coding sequence ATGAGTGACTTTCCGCCACGGACAACCATCAAGCGGTGGCTGGTGACAACCAACCATAAGGATGTCGGGATCCTCTATCTGGGGACCGCGCTGTTCTTCCTCGTCGCCGGCGGCGTCCTTGCACTGTTATTCCGCATCCAGCTGTGGGAGGCCGGGGGGACCGGCTTCCTCACGAACACCGAGTATAATCAGGCAGTTTCGATACACGGCCTGTTGATGGTGTTCTGGTTCATCTCGCCGATTGGCTTTGGGTTCGCGAACTACGTCGTCCCGCTACAGATCGGTGCGAAAGACCTCGCATTCCCGCGTCTGAATGCACTGAGCTACTGGTTCTACCTCTTCTCAGGACTACTCGTCCTCGTCTCGTTCTTCCAAGGTGTGACATGGGCAAACGGCTGGTACATGTACGCACCGCTGAACGTTCCCATCTATAATCCTGGCTACACGCTGACGATGGGCGGGAACACAACAATCCTCGCACTTACCCTGTTCGTCCTATCGACTACCCTCAGCACGGTAAACTTCCTGACGACGATACATCGCTACCGTGCTGAGGGGCTCGGTCTGTGGAACATGCCGCTGTTCACGTGGGGTATCCTGCTGACGGTCTGGATGATGCTGTTCGCCTTCGCGGCACTGCTAGCCGCACTCATTCTTCTGCTGACCGACCGCCTCTTGCTGACCCAGTACTACTCCGCGACACAACAGGGATCGAGCCTGCTGTGGGCGCACCTATTCTGGTTCTTCGGCCATCCAGAGGTGTACATCGTCTTCTTCCCCGCACTGGGGATCATGTTCGAGACATTCCAAACGTTCACCGGGCGACGACTAGTCGGCCGGAAGTGGGTCATTATCGCGATGGTCCTCGTCGCAGTGCAGTCGTTCCTCGTCTGGATGCACCACATGTTCTTATCGACGATCAACCTCCCGATCAAGACGCTCTTTATGGCGACAACGATCGGAATCTCGCTGCCGTTCGACCTGATGGTCTTCTCGATGATCTATACAATGGTCAAAGGTCGCATCCGGTTTACGACGCCGTTCCTGTTTAACCTCGGTGCACTCGTGTTGTTCATCCTCGGCGGGATCACCGGCGTCTTCCTCGGTGCGGTCGTCCTCGACTACGAGTTCCGCGGGACCTACTGGGTCGTCGCTCACTTCCACTACGTGATGGTCTCCGGCGTCACCGCACTGTTCGGCGGCCTCTACTACTGGTGGCCCAAGATCACCGGGAAGATGTACGACGAACGGCTCGGGAAGCTTAGCTTCGCCGTCTACTTCCTCGGCTTCAACCTACTGTATTTCCCGATGTTCCTCGCGTGGGAGACGCCGCGGCGCGTCTTCAACTACGCCGAGAGCGCACAGATCTACCACCAGATCGCGACCGTCGGGGCGTTCATCCTCGGTGCAGGGGTGCTGCTCGTGTTTATCACGCTCGGGAAGAGTTTCCTGTCCGGCCCCGACGCGCCGGACAACCCGTGGACGTTCTCGCGAACCGCCGAGTGGGCGATCCCCTCGCCCCCGCCGCTCGAGAACTGGCCGGACCGGCCGAGTTACGCCAGCGGGAAGCTCGAGTTTGTCGACGATAGCTCGTCGGCCGCGACCGACGGCGGTGCAGCGGCACACGAACGAATCGGGGAGGGTAAGTCGCTCGAGGAGGACCACGAGGACCACGCGAGCATTTGGCCGTTCGGTATCGGCGTCGGTATGTTCGTCATGTTCTTCGGACTATCAGGACTGACCCCCTATGTCGCCGAGTTCGCCACCTCACGCGGGGCAGATCTCGCTGGCCAGACGGCGGGACAGCAAAATATTCTCTACCCCGCGCTCTCGCTTGTCGGTGCTGCCATCCTTCTGGGGGCGCTCTTCCAATACGGGCGCGAGGAGTTCAACGCGCCCGACATGGAGATTGCCGAGCGCTGGCCGTTCGAGGGCGTCGGCACGACGAAGACCGGCGTCTGGTTCTTCTTAGCCTCTGACGTGGTTGTCTTCGGTGCCATCATCGGTGCGTATATATTTATGCGCGTGTACTCTGGATGGAATGAAATCGGAGTCGTGCCGCCCTCGGAAATCATCGGTCTAATCAACACCTACGTCCTGCTCACCTCAAGTTTCACCGTCGTCATTGCTTTGGTAATGGCCGAACGTGGGAATAAGAGAGGGCTATTGGCATCATTGGGGACGACCCTGTTGCTTGGTCTGACATTCCTTGCGATCAAGGGCTATGAGTGGAGTCAAGAGTTCGCTCACGGGATCTACTGGTTCACCGACCTCCAGTACTCAATGTACTTCGTAACAACAGGTTTACATGCATTACACGTCATTCTTGGCCTGTTCATTGCGGCGTTCATGATCTACCGAGTCGTGACCGTCGATGCCTATCTCGAGGACAACCGCCCAGTGGAGTACTTCGGGCTTTACTGGCACTTCGTCGACATCGTCTGGGTCTTTCTCTTCCCGCTATTCTACTTGATGTAG
- a CDS encoding heavy metal translocating P-type ATPase, protein MADEPTESPRGSAHNHDHGQSHDHNHDPEQTLDLRENETIQLSVPEMDCPSCAGKVENSVKKLGGIENINPQVTTGTLTVVYDDSQTSADAIRERVEKAGYNVETDASEETVTFTVPEMDCPSCAGKIENALDQIDVVTYDTQPTTGNVVVTYDSSSLSADEITDAIEGAGYEITGSSAEKGLDTDNDSARRESVWTSSRAIKTWISGGFVALGLLFEFLLTSQNALLATFIGRELFAADILFLIAIGIAGQVIFRNGYYSLLNRNLDIDLLMSIAIGGAVIAGLVFGESLYFEAATLAFLFSVSELLERYSMDRARNSLQELMDLSPDEATVRRDGDEVTVPVDEVSVGEIVVVRPGEKIPLDGAVCEGESAVNQAPITGESIPVDKTPGDEVFAGSINEEGYLEVEVTSESGDNTLSRIVEMVEDAQANKTEREQFVDRFSAYYTPAVVSFGVLVALVPPLVFGGSWVTYIVYGLTLLVLACPCAFVISTPVSVVSGITSAAKNGVLIKGGNHLEAMGDVDAIAMDKTGTLTKGELTVTDIIPLNDNTEDDVLRCARGLESRSEHPIGEAIIDRAADRNVSDRDVSDFESLTGKGVRADLDGTTHYAGKPGLFEELGFDLGHVHAATDGGVVTQKTQQICEKNRCLDLLEGVVPGLQAEGKTVVLVGTENELEGIIAVADEVRPAAKRTIERLHDLGIEQIIMLTGDNERTARAIAAEVGVDEYRAELLPDEKVEAIQELDDQYGGVAMVGDGVNDAPALATATVGVAMGAAGTDTALETADIALMADDLTKLPYLYELSHDANSVIRQNIWSSLAAKSLLALGVPFGLVPVWAAVLIGDAGMTTAVTGNAMRLSRISPEKLLDRSPTQSDHPDKGESFNE, encoded by the coding sequence ATGGCTGACGAACCTACTGAATCACCACGGGGAAGTGCTCACAACCACGATCATGGTCAGAGTCATGACCACAACCACGATCCTGAGCAAACACTCGATCTTAGGGAGAATGAGACTATCCAGCTGTCGGTCCCAGAGATGGACTGTCCCTCCTGTGCCGGAAAAGTCGAAAACAGCGTCAAGAAACTCGGCGGAATTGAAAATATTAATCCCCAAGTGACAACTGGAACGCTGACCGTCGTCTATGACGATTCGCAAACGTCAGCGGACGCAATTAGAGAGCGTGTTGAAAAAGCAGGTTATAACGTTGAGACTGATGCTAGTGAGGAAACGGTGACTTTCACCGTTCCTGAGATGGATTGTCCATCCTGTGCTGGCAAGATCGAGAACGCACTCGACCAGATTGATGTCGTAACCTATGATACACAACCAACCACTGGGAACGTTGTCGTGACGTACGACTCGTCATCACTCTCCGCCGACGAGATCACCGATGCGATCGAAGGAGCTGGTTACGAGATCACCGGCTCCTCGGCAGAGAAAGGTCTTGATACTGACAACGATTCAGCCAGACGTGAGAGCGTCTGGACCAGCTCGCGTGCGATTAAAACGTGGATCAGTGGTGGATTCGTCGCACTGGGTCTTCTATTCGAGTTCCTCCTCACCAGCCAGAATGCCCTTCTGGCGACATTCATCGGCCGGGAACTGTTCGCCGCGGACATCCTTTTCCTCATAGCCATCGGGATCGCTGGCCAAGTGATCTTCCGTAACGGCTACTACTCACTTCTGAACCGGAATTTGGATATCGACCTGCTGATGTCCATCGCCATCGGCGGTGCCGTCATCGCGGGGCTCGTGTTCGGCGAGTCGCTCTACTTCGAGGCCGCGACGCTGGCATTTCTCTTCAGCGTCTCCGAACTCCTCGAGCGGTACTCGATGGATCGCGCTCGTAACTCTCTGCAGGAGCTCATGGACCTCTCGCCGGACGAGGCCACAGTTAGACGTGACGGCGACGAAGTCACGGTCCCCGTCGACGAGGTGTCCGTCGGTGAGATCGTCGTCGTCCGGCCCGGAGAGAAGATTCCGCTAGATGGCGCCGTTTGTGAGGGGGAGAGCGCTGTCAACCAAGCACCGATCACCGGCGAGAGCATTCCTGTGGACAAGACGCCGGGAGACGAGGTGTTCGCCGGCAGTATCAATGAAGAGGGCTATCTTGAAGTTGAAGTCACCTCCGAATCTGGCGATAACACCCTCTCGCGGATCGTCGAGATGGTTGAGGACGCCCAGGCCAACAAGACCGAACGTGAGCAGTTCGTTGATCGGTTTTCGGCATACTATACGCCGGCCGTCGTCTCGTTTGGTGTCCTTGTCGCGCTCGTTCCACCGCTAGTCTTCGGCGGCTCGTGGGTCACCTACATTGTCTACGGACTGACGCTGCTCGTACTGGCCTGTCCCTGTGCCTTCGTCATTTCGACGCCCGTGTCCGTAGTGTCGGGCATCACCAGCGCCGCGAAGAACGGCGTACTCATCAAGGGTGGGAACCACCTCGAGGCGATGGGCGATGTCGACGCCATCGCGATGGATAAGACGGGAACCCTCACGAAGGGCGAACTCACCGTTACCGATATCATCCCCCTCAACGATAACACGGAGGACGATGTCCTACGGTGTGCTCGCGGACTCGAATCACGGAGTGAACACCCTATTGGCGAGGCCATCATCGACAGGGCGGCCGACCGGAACGTCAGTGATCGCGACGTCTCGGACTTCGAGAGCCTCACTGGGAAAGGCGTTCGTGCAGACCTTGATGGAACGACCCATTACGCTGGCAAGCCAGGGTTATTCGAGGAATTGGGCTTCGACCTCGGCCACGTTCACGCCGCGACCGACGGCGGCGTTGTCACCCAAAAAACCCAGCAGATCTGCGAAAAAAATCGGTGTCTCGATCTGCTCGAGGGTGTCGTTCCTGGCCTCCAAGCCGAGGGGAAGACGGTCGTCTTAGTCGGCACCGAAAATGAGCTCGAGGGGATAATCGCCGTCGCCGACGAAGTCCGCCCGGCGGCAAAGCGTACTATCGAACGACTTCACGACCTCGGCATCGAGCAGATTATCATGCTCACTGGCGACAACGAGCGTACTGCTCGTGCTATCGCTGCAGAAGTTGGCGTCGACGAGTATCGGGCTGAACTCCTCCCAGACGAGAAAGTCGAAGCCATCCAGGAACTCGATGACCAGTACGGCGGCGTTGCGATGGTTGGCGATGGCGTCAACGATGCACCGGCACTCGCGACGGCAACGGTCGGCGTCGCGATGGGTGCCGCGGGAACGGATACGGCGCTCGAAACGGCAGACATCGCGCTCATGGCCGACGATCTCACGAAACTCCCGTATCTCTATGAACTCTCACACGACGCTAATAGCGTCATCCGCCAGAATATCTGGTCGAGTCTTGCCGCCAAGTCCCTCCTCGCGCTGGGGGTTCCGTTTGGTCTCGTTCCTGTCTGGGCAGCAGTTCTCATCGGTGATGCCGGTATGACGACCGCCGTCACTGGGAACGCGATGCGGCTGTCACGTATCTCCCCTGAAAAGCTACTCGATCGATCGCCGACGCAGAGCGACCATCCAGACAAGGGTGAGAGCTTCAATGAGTGA
- a CDS encoding type II CAAX prenyl endopeptidase Rce1 family protein encodes MLFGLSWVQRSLLVGLALSVLWGLWDVPPDDLTLRVIRDLLLFVLIPSVLAVTHGRNLGWRVDRQVLRNTALLALFVLPFYLVGSSLPTVRAYYPMWETSPALSSFFPHAVQQLAVVIAAETYYRGLLCVGVREIGFKSVFISPVLYAFHHVGKPPIELLLAGPTDVLFGAVDYNSNSLLPSIVAHGLGLILLDWLVLHEPLFPPEQVMELLSWLPVPL; translated from the coding sequence TTGCTGTTTGGTCTTTCTTGGGTCCAGCGATCGTTGTTGGTCGGGCTTGCCTTGAGCGTCCTATGGGGACTCTGGGATGTCCCACCGGATGACCTGACGCTACGTGTGATCCGAGATCTACTTCTGTTTGTGTTAATTCCGAGCGTACTCGCGGTAACACATGGACGAAACCTCGGCTGGCGGGTGGATCGCCAGGTACTCCGAAATACTGCCTTGCTCGCACTATTTGTTCTTCCGTTTTACCTTGTCGGCTCCTCATTACCCACAGTACGCGCCTACTACCCGATGTGGGAAACGAGTCCTGCTCTATCGTCATTTTTTCCACACGCTGTCCAGCAGCTTGCAGTGGTGATCGCTGCCGAGACGTACTATCGAGGACTACTCTGTGTCGGTGTCCGTGAAATTGGATTCAAGAGCGTCTTTATCAGCCCTGTTCTCTATGCGTTCCACCACGTCGGTAAACCACCAATTGAGCTGCTGTTAGCTGGCCCGACGGACGTACTATTTGGTGCTGTCGATTACAACAGTAATTCTCTCCTCCCATCGATTGTCGCCCACGGACTAGGACTTATTCTTCTAGACTGGCTCGTTCTCCATGAGCCACTATTTCCCCCTGAGCAGGTCATGGAACTACTCTCGTGGTTACCAGTCCCACTCTAA
- a CDS encoding Na(+)/H(+) antiporter subunit D yields the protein MEVEVLTMAYPPLFVFIAALLVLVLPRVTGFAIGALSLAAVLAISLVAPEGQHLAGTFLGFKVVPFYVDEFSRMIGLGLGFLGICSVIYAYSSEASKTLTAFALVYVSSSIGAAFAGDWLVLLFMWELMAVTSTLVVWQYGGEAVRAGFRYALFHGTAGVLLMMAVAVHYVKSGTFIYDAAGIADGIPALLAVLGMGINVAFIGVHVWLPDTYPRPHFAASVFLSVYTTKTSAFVLYRAFPVEGQSDLSIYIAYMGGLMAVYGATFALLQHDMRALLSYHIQAQLGYIVAGIGIGSPIAVAGAMAHLFNNVFFKSLLFMAVGVVIYRTGEEDLYELGGLWREMPLTAIGFGLGAFSITAIPGFNGFISKGMLFNAADPHYYGQPEYQALYWLLYLGAIGTLLSFLKLGYYVFFHGDSDLEVADAKPGQTVAMLGLGGACLLFGVWWQGLADLTPMIHGVEFEYPGGHGELHPYSQSHLETAGILTAIAVVVFVIVRKPLSKLDLGDPAMVVFPATYYGSRWTMLAVTETYAAVDDAVVGTVKRCYWIRNNPVLAVDAAASRLPDWLVEVDDHQPADGGRPSTIHLRTGIGTTILLLTLVLTVILWHLVV from the coding sequence ATGGAAGTTGAAGTTCTGACGATGGCTTACCCGCCGCTATTCGTCTTTATAGCGGCACTGCTCGTACTCGTCCTGCCGCGTGTCACCGGCTTCGCCATCGGAGCGCTCAGCCTTGCGGCCGTGCTAGCGATCTCGCTGGTCGCGCCGGAGGGCCAGCACCTGGCTGGCACTTTCCTCGGGTTCAAGGTGGTCCCATTCTATGTCGATGAGTTCTCCCGGATGATCGGCCTCGGGCTCGGTTTTCTGGGTATCTGTAGCGTCATCTACGCTTACTCGAGTGAAGCCAGTAAGACGCTGACCGCTTTCGCTCTCGTCTACGTCTCCTCGTCAATCGGGGCGGCGTTCGCGGGCGACTGGCTCGTGCTCTTGTTTATGTGGGAACTGATGGCGGTGACCAGCACGCTGGTGGTCTGGCAGTATGGGGGTGAAGCGGTCCGAGCTGGTTTCCGGTACGCGCTCTTCCACGGCACCGCTGGGGTACTCCTGATGATGGCGGTCGCAGTCCACTATGTCAAGTCTGGCACGTTCATCTACGACGCTGCCGGCATCGCCGACGGGATTCCAGCATTGCTCGCAGTACTAGGAATGGGTATCAATGTCGCTTTCATCGGTGTTCACGTCTGGTTGCCAGACACCTACCCGCGTCCCCACTTCGCGGCTTCAGTGTTCCTTTCGGTGTATACGACGAAGACGAGCGCGTTCGTGCTTTATCGGGCGTTCCCCGTGGAAGGTCAGAGCGATCTGTCAATCTATATTGCGTACATGGGAGGCCTGATGGCCGTCTACGGTGCAACCTTTGCCCTACTGCAACACGACATGCGGGCGCTACTCTCCTACCACATCCAAGCCCAATTGGGGTATATCGTTGCTGGCATCGGAATTGGGTCTCCGATCGCTGTCGCCGGTGCGATGGCTCATCTGTTCAACAATGTTTTCTTCAAAAGCCTTCTATTCATGGCCGTCGGCGTCGTCATCTACCGGACCGGCGAGGAGGACCTCTATGAACTCGGTGGTCTCTGGCGTGAGATGCCCTTGACCGCCATCGGGTTCGGCCTCGGCGCGTTCTCGATCACCGCAATTCCAGGGTTTAACGGCTTCATCAGCAAGGGGATGCTCTTCAACGCGGCCGACCCCCACTACTACGGCCAGCCCGAGTACCAGGCGCTGTACTGGTTGCTTTACCTCGGTGCGATTGGGACTCTTTTGTCGTTCCTTAAGCTCGGTTACTACGTCTTCTTCCACGGCGATAGTGACCTTGAGGTCGCGGACGCGAAACCCGGCCAGACGGTCGCGATGCTAGGGCTTGGTGGTGCTTGTCTTCTCTTCGGCGTCTGGTGGCAGGGCCTGGCTGATCTCACTCCGATGATCCACGGCGTCGAATTCGAATACCCTGGTGGTCACGGCGAACTTCACCCCTACAGCCAAAGTCACCTCGAAACCGCAGGCATTCTGACTGCGATCGCGGTCGTCGTTTTCGTGATCGTCCGGAAGCCGCTTTCGAAACTCGATCTGGGCGATCCGGCAATGGTCGTCTTCCCCGCAACTTACTACGGTAGCCGGTGGACGATGCTCGCAGTGACCGAAACCTATGCTGCGGTTGATGACGCCGTCGTCGGCACGGTTAAACGCTGTTACTGGATTAGGAACAACCCTGTCCTTGCCGTCGACGCAGCTGCGAGTCGCCTCCCTGACTGGCTAGTTGAAGTCGACGATCACCAGCCGGCCGATGGTGGCCGGCCGTCGACAATCCACCTCCGAACAGGTATTGGGACGACTATCTTGCTGTTGACGCTCGTTCTAACCGTGATTCTGTGGCATCTTGTCGTCTGA
- the nrfD gene encoding NrfD/PsrC family molybdoenzyme membrane anchor subunit, which translates to MGTKTPSEADILRPIGATSKTYFALVAIAGLAFVLFLIGWAYQLQEGLIVTGLGDWGSGGGVTWGVYIGAFIWWVGIAHGGIILSAAVRLLEMDRYMPVARLAELLTIAGLSAAGFYIIVHLGRPDRMVTSVVGHYHITVHSSPLVWDVTVITAYFVLTATYLSLTLRYDVTRLRDQLPDRLDPIYRLMTIGYTEKEDEIVERMVWWLALAIIIMAPLLLHGGVIPWLFAVLPSYPTWFGGVQGPQFLTIALTSAISGVILLSLAFRRAYDWDHIITDDIFRGLLLWLGFFCLLFLWLQLQQNVTGLFTAPVDLTIAATARATNPIYLTSMSLVFLTLSYIFAQAIRPALFTKRRAAVSGIAVLIATLLEKVLFVVEGFLEPTFNIYAAVPGVYIPSLIEIASITGTIGMVGLFFLLVAKVFPVVELHAIEHLRDDHE; encoded by the coding sequence ATGGGAACAAAAACACCAAGCGAGGCCGACATCTTGCGCCCAATCGGAGCAACTTCGAAAACATACTTCGCGCTGGTCGCCATCGCAGGGCTAGCATTTGTTCTCTTCCTTATCGGCTGGGCCTATCAGCTACAAGAGGGGCTGATAGTCACCGGGCTCGGCGACTGGGGAAGTGGCGGCGGTGTTACTTGGGGGGTATATATCGGCGCATTCATTTGGTGGGTCGGTATCGCCCACGGCGGGATCATCCTCTCGGCTGCAGTCAGGCTACTCGAGATGGATCGGTACATGCCGGTTGCACGACTCGCCGAGTTACTGACCATTGCCGGTCTCTCTGCTGCAGGCTTTTACATCATTGTCCATCTCGGCCGGCCAGATCGGATGGTCACGAGCGTCGTCGGCCACTACCACATCACCGTCCACTCTTCACCGCTAGTGTGGGACGTAACCGTCATCACGGCCTACTTTGTACTGACAGCGACCTACCTCTCATTGACCCTGCGTTACGATGTGACTCGGCTACGTGACCAGTTGCCAGATCGCCTCGACCCGATCTACCGACTCATGACGATCGGCTACACCGAGAAGGAAGATGAGATCGTCGAGCGAATGGTCTGGTGGCTCGCTCTCGCGATTATCATCATGGCCCCGCTCTTGCTCCACGGCGGCGTCATTCCGTGGCTGTTCGCCGTGTTGCCGAGTTACCCGACTTGGTTCGGCGGCGTCCAAGGGCCCCAGTTCCTCACCATCGCACTGACCTCAGCGATCAGCGGCGTGATCCTCCTCTCATTGGCGTTCCGCCGCGCCTACGACTGGGATCACATCATCACCGACGATATTTTCCGCGGGCTGCTCCTGTGGCTCGGATTCTTCTGTCTCCTCTTCCTCTGGCTCCAACTCCAACAAAACGTCACCGGGCTATTCACGGCACCTGTCGATCTGACAATTGCGGCCACGGCGAGGGCTACTAACCCCATTTATCTTACCTCGATGTCACTGGTCTTCCTGACGCTTTCGTATATCTTCGCCCAAGCGATCCGGCCGGCACTATTCACTAAGCGACGGGCCGCTGTTTCAGGCATCGCTGTCCTCATCGCAACACTCCTCGAGAAGGTTCTGTTTGTCGTTGAAGGCTTTCTGGAACCGACGTTCAATATCTACGCCGCGGTCCCAGGCGTCTACATCCCGAGTCTAATTGAGATTGCGTCGATTACCGGGACAATCGGCATGGTCGGCCTGTTCTTCCTGCTTGTCGCCAAAGTGTTCCCGGTTGTCGAACTCCACGCGATCGAACACCTGCGCGACGACCACGAATAG